The genomic region ACTCGCGGAACTTTGATTTGTAGAAATTCACTTCGGATTCCCACTGGCGATGCTCGGCTAAGAGGGTTTCCTGCAAGGCTTGCAAGTCGTTGATATTGTAGAGCGGGGTGTGCTTTATTTTTATCACCTGTTCGCCTACTTGCTTGAAGGTGATGAGCTCTTGCTTGGTGAGTTTTTGTCGTATCTCGTCGAAATTGTGGATGTATTTACCGATATGGGCTGCTTTTGCCTCGGCTTCTTTGTACTGCACGGCGCCTTCAATGGAGAGGGTTTGCAGATAGTCGTCGATGGTCACTTCATTCATCTTAGCGAGCGAATCGTAATCGATCGGCTTGATTTCCTGTTCGGCTTTCTGGGGCAATTCGCGCAGCTGCTTGCTGACCTCTTCCAAGCGGGCATCTTTCTCTTTGATGGCTGTGCGGAGATAGGCTGAGATGGCATACAGCGAGCCGATTTCCTCAAGTTTGCCACCGATGTTCTCTACACGCTTAAAGTTGTCTAAGGGTTCACCTTCGATGGCAGAAGTATGCGTTTCGATGGCACCCACTTGTTCTTGAATGGGCTTAAGCCGCTCCTTGATGCGCTCGCAGATGTAGTTTGCCTCGGAGGAAGTGAGCCCAGAGATGTTGAAATACGGATTTTTTGTTTGTAAATTGTTCATCACACTATTTATTAACATTGTTTCTTTATGGAAATTTTTGCAAAGGTATAAAGAAATATTCACATCTACAAGTTTATTTGATAAAAAAATTGAGCTATCATATTTTTATGATAGCTCAACTGCGATTATTAATAAAAATTATTTACTCATTTAAAGGACGGAAGGAGCACTACGCTTCATCATCTTATACGGTAGAAATCCGACAGGCGCTAAGGTAGTAAGCCCTGAGATAGGATTAAAACACAAATCTGAACTCAGTGAAATACTTATAAAGCGCCCCAACGGATAGCTCTACACTTGGGAAGTCTGAGTGCTTGGTGGCATCCGCAGGGAATTGTGCCTCAAAGCAAAGCCCTCTGTTCTTGCCAATGGTCTTACGCCCTTCGGGGGTGAAATTGGGGAGGTAGTAGCCTGCATAGATATGAAGCACGGGGTAGTTGGTACGCACGAGCATCCGTATGGACTTCTCTGCGTTGACTACGTTTGCCATATAAACCGAATCGCTGGTTTGCGCGGGATAAGAGCGGTCGGTATCCTCGTAGATAGCCTTTGGACGTGTGTAATCAAAGGGGGTGCCCTTTACGGGGAGTATCTCACCTGTGGGGGTAAAGGAGTCCTCCGCCAGAGGCATATAGTAACTTGAATGGATCTGCAAGCGGTGCTTAAGGATGTCACTATCATCCTCACTGAGATTGAAATAGGTGTGTTGGGTTAGGTTCAGTATGGTAGGCTTATCGCTTTGCCCTTCGTAATCTACTCGCAGACAGTTATCAATCGTAAGGGTGTAGCGCACGCGTACGGTCACATTCCCTGGGTAGCCCTCCTCGCCATCTGGGGAAATGTATTCAAACTCAGCCGAAGGATTCATCCCCTCAGTAAGATCAATGAGTTTCCACAACTTCTTATCGAAGCCCTCAACGCCGCCGTGTATCTGGTGTTCGCCGAGGTTCTGGCTCAGCTGCACTGCCTCACCACCGATGTACACCTTGCCGTTCTTAATCCTCCCTGCATTTCGTCCGATGACGGCTCCTAAATACGGGCAATCAGCAAGGTAAGCATCTGCTCTGTACTCCTCATAGGTGTCGAACCCGAGTACGCACTCCACCTTCTTATCACCGACAGGCACCTTAATAGATGTGATGATGGCTCCGTATTCCATCACAGTAACTTCCATCCCATCAGGGTTTTTCAGAGTAACCATCAGGGGTTTTGCGGTGTTTTTTTCTTCTGACATAATAGTATTGTTATTTAGAATATTCAGATAATGAAGTGACAAAGGTACGCATTTTTTTGGGAAAGTTCCAAATTTATCGCAAACTTTCATCGGGGTAGTGTGCTCCTACCTTACTTTCAAAGGGGTAAAGACACTGGGGATACTTGGGAGGAACTTGCGACTCACTTGGGGCTCACTTGGGATTCAAGACGAACTCAGAACGAAGTCAGAACGAACTCAGATTGATTTTTTATCCTTTTTTGGATGATAGGTGTAGCGGTTTTATCGGTTGTGTTGCTCGGAAGAAATGATGGTGCAAAGGTAGAAAAAAGAGAGCAATCCGCCAAGTTTTTTCTTCTTTTTTTCGAAAAAAGCACCTACTGCTGTTTTGCCTTGGAAATCAGTAGAAGGGTTTTAGGGCAAAGTTTTTCGGTATTTTACTTGTAAATTCGTGGAAAAGCTGTACCTTTGCAGAAATTTTGACCTATATGGATCTCAGAGAAATTAACCAGATTTCTCGCTCTTTATGCGGCTAAATAATAAATCAAAGCGCAATGGAAGTAAGCAAACGATATGCGCAGCGGGGGGTATCGTCCGCCAAAGGCGAGGTACACGCAGCGATCAAAAATATAGATAAGGGGCTGTTCCCCAAAGCCTTCTGCAAGATAGTGCCCGACTACTTAACGGGCGATGAGGAGTATTGCCTTGTGATGCACGCCGATGGAGCGGGCACGAAGTCGGCATTGGCGTATATGTATTGGCGCGAGACGGGCGACCTCTCGGTATGGAAGGGTATCGCTCAGGATGCCTTAGTGATGAATCTCGACGACCTTATATGCGTGGGGGCGGTGAGCGATATGATGCTCTCATCGACCATTGGGCGCAACAAAAACCTGATCCCTGCGGAGGTGATTGCGGCAATCATCAACGGCACTGAGCAGCTCATAGCAGAGCTGGCGACGTATGGGGTGAAGATCCATTCCACAGGGGGCGAGACGGCTGATGTGGGAGACCTCGTACGCACCATTATTGTGGACTCGACCGTAGTGGCACGGATGCGCCGCAGTGAGGTGATTGACAACGCAAATATTAAGGCGGGCAATGTGATTGTGGGGCTTGCTTCGTACGGACAGGCGACTTA from Capnocytophaga haemolytica harbors:
- a CDS encoding aldose epimerase family protein, which codes for MSEEKNTAKPLMVTLKNPDGMEVTVMEYGAIITSIKVPVGDKKVECVLGFDTYEEYRADAYLADCPYLGAVIGRNAGRIKNGKVYIGGEAVQLSQNLGEHQIHGGVEGFDKKLWKLIDLTEGMNPSAEFEYISPDGEEGYPGNVTVRVRYTLTIDNCLRVDYEGQSDKPTILNLTQHTYFNLSEDDSDILKHRLQIHSSYYMPLAEDSFTPTGEILPVKGTPFDYTRPKAIYEDTDRSYPAQTSDSVYMANVVNAEKSIRMLVRTNYPVLHIYAGYYLPNFTPEGRKTIGKNRGLCFEAQFPADATKHSDFPSVELSVGALYKYFTEFRFVF
- a CDS encoding AIR synthase related protein, with translation MEVSKRYAQRGVSSAKGEVHAAIKNIDKGLFPKAFCKIVPDYLTGDEEYCLVMHADGAGTKSALAYMYWRETGDLSVWKGIAQDALVMNLDDLICVGAVSDMMLSSTIGRNKNLIPAEVIAAIINGTEQLIAELATYGVKIHSTGGETADVGDLVRTIIVDSTVVARMRRSEVIDNANIKAGNVIVGLASYGQATYEGAYNGGMGSNGLTSARHDVFAKYLAGKYPESFDAAVPEGLVYAGTKRLTDAVEGSPLDMGKLVLSPTRTYAPIIKKVVERYDNTQICGMVHCSGGAQTKVLHFVDKVHVIKENLFEVPPLFKLIQQESGTDWKEMYQVFNCGHRMELYVPEAIAGEIIMIAQSFGVEAQVIGRVEASEEKRLTIESAFGRFEY